The following are encoded together in the Pleurocapsa sp. FMAR1 genome:
- the pntA gene encoding Re/Si-specific NAD(P)(+) transhydrogenase subunit alpha, with protein MTATVDRQTQDSNQPQGKQAPRKIGIPKEIYNNECRVAATPNTVKKLQKLGFEILVESNAGAAANFTDQAYQEADCTIVSDAASLWSEADIILKVRAPEDAEIEVMPEGKTIISFIWPAQNEELLNKLADRQATVLAMDAVPRISRAQKMDALSSMANIAGYRAVIEAANNFGRFFTGQITAAGKVPPAKVMVIGAGVAGLAAIGAARSLGAIVRAFDTRPAVKEQVESLGAEFLELEFEEDGSGAGGYAKTMSKEFIDAEMALFREQAKEIDIIITTALIPGRPAPKLILTDMVEMMKEGSVVVDLAAEQGGNCEVTKPNEIYKYDGVTIVGLTDLPSRMAAQSSQLYGTNLWHLLKDMGGAEDYKVDYEDQVVRGALIVHEGKVTWPPPKIDNPSPTPPAQAKSVITPITPEKKKSSGVLWVVVAGLALLGIGIGAPSSFLSHFTVFVLACFIGYQVIWNVSPALHTPLMSVTNAISGIIILGGMLQISGEITSPSVILGAIAILVGTINISGGFLVTQRMLKMFQK; from the coding sequence ATGACTGCAACCGTCGATAGGCAAACACAGGATAGCAATCAGCCACAAGGTAAGCAAGCTCCTCGTAAAATTGGCATACCAAAAGAAATATATAACAATGAATGCCGTGTCGCAGCCACACCTAATACGGTTAAAAAGCTACAAAAACTCGGCTTTGAAATTTTAGTAGAAAGCAATGCAGGGGCAGCAGCTAATTTTACAGATCAAGCCTATCAAGAAGCAGACTGTACCATTGTCAGTGATGCAGCCTCTCTTTGGTCAGAAGCGGATATTATCCTTAAGGTTCGCGCTCCCGAAGATGCGGAAATTGAGGTGATGCCCGAAGGTAAAACTATTATTAGCTTTATCTGGCCCGCACAAAATGAAGAATTATTAAACAAGCTAGCAGATCGCCAAGCAACAGTTTTAGCGATGGATGCAGTGCCGAGAATCAGTCGCGCCCAAAAAATGGATGCCTTATCTTCGATGGCTAATATTGCGGGCTATCGGGCAGTTATCGAGGCTGCTAACAACTTTGGTCGCTTCTTTACAGGGCAAATCACCGCTGCGGGTAAAGTTCCTCCTGCTAAAGTAATGGTAATTGGTGCTGGAGTAGCAGGTTTAGCAGCCATTGGCGCAGCCAGAAGTCTTGGTGCAATAGTGCGTGCTTTTGATACTCGTCCTGCGGTAAAAGAACAGGTGGAAAGCCTTGGTGCAGAATTTCTTGAGCTTGAGTTTGAAGAAGACGGTTCTGGTGCTGGTGGCTATGCCAAAACTATGAGCAAAGAGTTTATCGATGCCGAGATGGCACTCTTTAGAGAGCAAGCTAAAGAAATCGATATTATTATTACTACTGCCCTAATTCCAGGCAGACCAGCACCAAAACTCATTCTGACCGACATGGTAGAAATGATGAAGGAAGGTTCTGTAGTCGTAGATTTGGCAGCCGAACAGGGTGGAAACTGCGAGGTAACTAAACCCAACGAAATTTATAAATACGACGGCGTAACTATTGTTGGTTTAACGGACTTACCCAGTCGGATGGCTGCCCAGTCTAGTCAACTATATGGGACAAACCTTTGGCACTTACTCAAAGACATGGGTGGGGCAGAAGACTATAAAGTTGACTACGAAGATCAGGTTGTGCGAGGTGCGCTGATTGTTCACGAAGGCAAAGTAACTTGGCCTCCGCCAAAAATTGACAACCCTTCGCCTACGCCTCCTGCCCAGGCAAAGTCTGTAATTACCCCCATCACTCCAGAAAAGAAAAAATCTAGCGGTGTTCTTTGGGTAGTTGTAGCTGGTTTAGCACTCTTGGGAATTGGTATCGGTGCGCCAAGCTCTTTCTTGTCTCACTTTACCGTTTTTGTCTTAGCCTGCTTTATCGGCTACCAAGTAATTTGGAACGTTTCTCCTGCCTTACATACACCTTTGATGAGTGTGACTAACGCTATTAGTGGCATCATTATCCTGGGCGGTATGTTGCAGATCTCAGGAGAAATAACTTCACCCTCGGTAATTCTAGGCGCGATCGCAATTTTAGTCGGCACAATCAACATCTCTGGTGGCTTCCTTGTTACCCAACGGATGCTCAAAATGTTCCAGAAATAA